The genomic region CGGCCCGGGTGGCCAGCCAGCCGCCGAGGCTGGAGAACTCGAAGGACTGGGGGAAGAACCGCAGGGTGTACCCGTGCGGCCTGAGCTGCTCCTCCAGATGCGGGCCGAGAACCCCGGCCTGGACGAGCGCGGCCCGGCTGGTGGCGTCGACCTCGAGGACCCGGTTCATGGAGGTGAGGTCCAGGCTGACCACTGCGGAGTACGCGCCGCCCACCCGGGGCTCGACCCCGCCCACCACCGACGTGCCGCCCCCGAAGGGGACGACCGCGATGTTCGCGTCGGTGCACCAGTCCAGCACGCGGACGACGTCGGCCTCCGAGGTCGGGCGCACGACGAGGTCGGGAACGTCGGACAGCTTCCCCAGCAGCGCCCGCACCACGTCGCGGAACGCCTGACCGTGGCTGTGCGCCAACCGGTCGCGGACGTCGTGCGAGGCGATTGGCGCCAGCGCCTGCGGCGCCCGGACCCGGCTGGCGCCCACCCCGAACGACTCGATCGGCGGCGCGTCGTGCATGGTCAGGTCCACGCCCGGGAGCATCGCCGCGGCGCGCCGGCTGAGTTCCGCACCCTCCGGGCCGGCCACCGCGTCCTCGACGGTTCCCCAGCCCCACCACGAACGCGTCCTGCCCGGCACGGCCGCACCACCCATCTGAACGGCGGGTAAGTTACCTGCCGGTCATGTTGGCACAGCCCGACCCGGTCGGCGGGGACGCTCAACCCGTCATGGACTCAGTGACCGGCAGCGGCGTTGCCGTCGCCGAGCTGTTTCACGATCTCCGCGAGCACCGCGTCGGTCTCGGCACTCGGCCTCAGCAGCATGAAGGCGTGCGTCATGCCCGGGTACTCGTGCAGCGTGACCCGGGTGCCCGCCGCGCCGTCGGCGAGGCGGGTGAGCCGCCGGGCGTCCGGGGTGAGGATGTCGTTGGCTCCGGCGAAGACCGTCACGCGGCCGAGGTTCGCCAACGGCCCGTTGACCGGGCTCAGCCACGGCGCGGACAGCTCGTCGCCGCCGGCCCACATCCGCGCCAACCTCGTCAGGTCCTCGGTCGACGACATCGGGTCGTACGGCTCGAGGGCGGGGATGTCGGGGTTGGTCATCGTGGCGTCGAGCCAGGGCGACATCAGGATCAGGTCCGCGGGCCGTGGGTGGCCCTCCGGCAGCGACTGGACGAGCGCCATCGCCATGGTTCCGCCCGCGGAGTCGCCCATCATGGCGAACCGCTTCGTGCCGCTGCGCCCGGCGACGTGGTCGTAGAGCCGCCGGAGGGTCGGGAACACGTCGCGGTGGGTGTGTCCGGGGGCGACCGGGAAGTCGGGCACGGTGAACGCCCGGCCGGTGAGCGCGGCCAGGCGGGCGATGAGGTCCTGGTGCGTGGGTTGCAGGCGGCTGACGTAGCCGCCGCCGTGCACGTAGAGGACGTGCCCGGTGACGTCCTCCGTGCGGGGTGTCACCTCGTAGACAGGCCACCCCTCGAACGGGCGCTCGGTGACGTTGATCTGTCGCAGCAGGGTGGAGGCGGACCTGTCGGCGTGACGGGACATCAAGGGTTCCTTCGGTGCTCGTGTGGCGTGCGTCGGACGGGAGTCGTTGCCGGGTCACACCGGCCGCACGGGTAGGCGGCGCCTACCCGTGCGGCTGGGGTTCATGCGGCGGAGGCCAGGCGCAGGGCGACGGCGGCGAGCGAGACGATCAGGAGCACGGTGGGCGGGAGGATCATGCGGTCGCGTACGCGAAGGTGCGCGCCGATCGCGCCGAGGAAGTAGAGGACGAGGCCGGTCCCGGCGGCGACTCCGAGGGGCCACCACAGCAGACCCGCGAGAAGTCCCAGGGCGCCGGCCAGTTCGAGGGCCGCGAGGACCGGGGCGATCTTCAGTGCTCCGACCCGGTCCAGCGTGGCGACCTGGGCCGGTGAACGGTGCAGTTTTCCGATGGCGGACACCACGAGGAGGGCGGCGAAGGCGACGCTGACCACGAGGGTGGCGATGAACACGGTGACTCCTACCGAGAGGTGCGGTGCGGACGGGTGATGGCGGCCTGCGCCATTCGTCCGGATCGCGGTTTGTGATGGTCTGTCCGGTCGCCGGCCGCGCCATAGTCGAGACCAGTCTCCGGTACACGGTATAACGGAGACA from Micromonospora sp. WMMD812 harbors:
- a CDS encoding alpha/beta hydrolase, translated to MSRHADRSASTLLRQINVTERPFEGWPVYEVTPRTEDVTGHVLYVHGGGYVSRLQPTHQDLIARLAALTGRAFTVPDFPVAPGHTHRDVFPTLRRLYDHVAGRSGTKRFAMMGDSAGGTMAMALVQSLPEGHPRPADLILMSPWLDATMTNPDIPALEPYDPMSSTEDLTRLARMWAGGDELSAPWLSPVNGPLANLGRVTVFAGANDILTPDARRLTRLADGAAGTRVTLHEYPGMTHAFMLLRPSAETDAVLAEIVKQLGDGNAAAGH
- a CDS encoding DoxX family protein codes for the protein MFIATLVVSVAFAALLVVSAIGKLHRSPAQVATLDRVGALKIAPVLAALELAGALGLLAGLLWWPLGVAAGTGLVLYFLGAIGAHLRVRDRMILPPTVLLIVSLAAVALRLASAA